A stretch of Caenorhabditis elegans chromosome IV DNA encodes these proteins:
- the D1046.2 gene encoding C2H2-type domain-containing protein (Confirmed by transcript evidence) has translation MNDGYKQNDIVNHEAYEELEVAEEQIIYCQEEYNDGPGTMVQVQEQTDVPCYVMEGTYFTPENIYAANQDHSVCHFCKEDLTNKRFYNHLFDHHGFTKQQCEMMKQQKRLGRPNPKRKSLHSCENCGMEFITKTGLTSHLKKDNSPCARVDEMAVGGSSVSNIVCPSYGCDKNVPTYLDLAIHVDTEHRDLSRATDSFRIRRVTFQDKAGFMKWKKQMEKSTNSEFFLRTSQKVSFAIRTMLYKCLFSNSRGQSKGRRCEQCPAFIKCCMRNHGQYEVVACFGHLGHEHPTETEIARQMRIEKYREIDALQVRESRMHNQHHMNVRPKQIIVDQYGHPTHPNDEMMILMPVGEEVVEEDAFTSVVVDDADDEIVGPRAQQETPALTRQVYIPTSNHHASSSHY, from the exons ATGAATGACGGATATAAGCAAAACGATATAGTAAATCATGAAGCTTATGAAGAACTTGAAGTCGCAGAAGAG caaataatTTACTGTCAGGAGGAGTACAACGATGGTCCGGGTACTATGGTTCAAGTTCAAGAACAGACAGATGTGCCATGTTATGTTATGGAAGGAACTTATTTTacacctgaaaatatatatgcTGCTAATCAAGACCA ttcGGTGTGTCATTTCTGTAAAGAAGATCTCACAAATAAACGATTTTACAATCATTTATTTGATCATCATGGCTTCACGAAGCAGCAATGTGAAATgatgaaacagcaaaaacgACTCGGGAGACCAAAT ccgaagCGAAAATCGTTGCATTCTTGTGAAAATTGTGGAATGGAGTTTATCACAAAGACAGGATTAACGagccatttaaaaaaagataatagcCCGTGTGCGCGTGTTGACGAAATGGCTGTTGGAGGATCGTCTGTGAGCAATATCGTTTGTCCAAGTTATGGATGTGATAAAAA TGTTCCTACATATTTGGATCTGGCGATTCACGTCGACACCGAACATCGAGATCTTTCGAGGGCAACTGATTCATTCCGAATTCGAAGAGTGACTTTCCAAGATAAAGCTGGATTTATG aagtggaaaaagcaaatggaaaaatcgacgaattcGGAGTTTTTCCTTAGGACTTCGCAAAAAGTATCATTTGCTATTCGGACAATGCTCTATAAATgcctgttttcaaattctcgagGGCAATCGAAAGGCAGAAGATGTGAGCAGTGTCCTGCATTTATTAAATGTTGTATGAGAAATCATGGGCAATACGAAGTTGTCGCCTGTTTCGGGCATCTTGGACATGAACACCCAACTGAAACCGAGATTGCTAGACAGATGAGAATCGAGAAATATCGAGAGATTGACGCA cttcaagtACGAGAATCTCGAATGCATAATCAACATCACATGAATGTTCGCCCAAAGCAAATAATTGTTGATCAATACGGACACCCTACTCACCCAAACGATGAAATGATGATTCTGATGCCGGTAGGAGAAGAAGTCGTTGAAGAAGATGCATTCACAAGCGTCGTAGTAGATGACGCTGATGATGAGATAGTAGGGCCACGTGCTCAACAGGAAACACCAGCTTTAACAAGACAAGTCTATATTCCAACTTCAAATCATCACGCGAGCTCTTCTCATTACTAG